The genomic stretch GTATTTGAAGGATTAGATTTCGCAATAAACTATCATCCATCATCATTCAACACCGTAAGCCTTGGATCCACAAACGCCATGAATTCCGCTAGATTTCATTTTTATGGTAGGGCTTCTCATGCTGGTGGTAGTCCTGAGGCTGGTAGGAGTGCTCTTGATGCTGTTGAGCTTATGAATGTTGGTGTTAATTATTTGAGGGAGCATGTCATTCAAGATGCTAGGATTCATTATGTGATTGAGAAGGGTGGGGATCAGCCTAATATTGTGCCTCCATATGCTAGGAGTTGGTATTATGTTAGAGCTCCTGAGAGGGAGCAGGTTGAGGAAATCTATAATTGGATTCTGGATATAGCTAAGGGGGCAGCACTAATGACACAAACACAACACAAAGTGGAATTCATAACTGGATGTTACAATATGATACAAAACAAGACTCTAGCAATGACATGCTTAAAAGTTATGAGGGAAATAGGAGCTCCAAAATTCAATAAAGAGGATTATGAATTTGCAAAGAAGATACATGAAACAATACCACCGGAACAGAAGAGGAATGCACTTAAAAGGATGAAAATACCTGACTGGGAGAAGCTCATGGACGTAATACTTGATGAAGAAGTTAGAGATCCATGGGATGAGGGGGAGGTAAGCCATGGATCCACAGATGTGGGTGATGTTAGCTGGCAAACACCAACATTATCCTTCGAAACAGCATGCTTCGTACTAGGTTCACCTGGACATTCATGGCAAAACGTTGCAGCAGCAGGTGTGGGAATAGGGCATAAGGGAGGAATATATGCTGCAAAAGTTATTGCAGCTACAGCAATAGAAATAATGTCAAATAGCAAGCTAATTGAAGAAGCTTGGAAGGAGTTTAGAGAGAAAACGAAGGGTAAAAAGTATAAGTCGCCAATACCACCAGAAGTCAAAGAGCCACCAAGAATATTCAAAACCTAAACCTAACACTCATTTTTAAATATTTAAAAAATAAAAAATAAATTATAAGCATTAAATGGTCACGATCAAAATTTAAATACTGATAAACCCATTAAATAAATATCATGTACAAACTAAGTGAAGAAAGCCTAAACTTCTTAAAGGAGATTTTAGAAGAATTTGGACCTTCAGGATTTGAGGATAGAGTGTTGAAGAGGATAAAAGATAGAATGGAAAAGTATGCAGACAAAGTGATGAAGGACAATTTGAATTCACTGATATTCATAAAGAGGGGGTTAAGTGATCGCCCAAAAATCTTGGTTGCGGGGCATGTGGATGAAGTTGGATTCGTAGTAACATCAATAACTAAGGAGGGATACTTGACATTCACAAACCTTGGAGGATGGTTTGACCAAGTATTATTGGCACAAAAAGTTATAGTGATGACTGGGAAGGGGCCTGTATTGGGGGTGATAGCATCAAAACCACCACATCTACTAACACCAGAGGAGAGGCAGAAGGTTGTAACCATGAGGCAAATGTACATCGACGTGGGGGCCACATCAGAAGAGGAAGCCAAGAATATGGGGATAAGGGTTGGAGACCCCGTAGCTCCATACCCAACATTCCAAATATCAAATAGTGGGAAAACAATATTTGCAAAAGCCTTCGATGATAGGATTGGAGCATTCATAGCCATGGAAGCCCTTAAATACATAAAGGAGAATAGCATTGAACACCCAAACACATACTACGCAGCAGCCACAGTGCAAGAGGAAGTTGGATTAAGGGGTGCTGAAACTGTTAGATGGGTTGCAGATCACGATCTAGCCATAGTGACAGAAGTGGATATAGCTGGAGATGTCCCAGGAATATCACCTGGAGAAGCACAATCAAAACTTGGCAAAGGACCCACAATAGTAGCCTTCGACAGCTCCATGATACCAAACCAGAAATTAAAGGAATTCGTAATAAAAGTTGCTGAAGAAGCAAAAATACCATACCAGCTAACAGTAGTAAGGGGAGGAACTGATGCTGGGAGACTCCACATGTATAAGGAGGGTAGACCAAGCATAGTTATAGGAGTCCCCACAAGACACATACACAGCCACGTTGGAGTAGTACATAGAGATGATGTGGAAAACGCCGTGAGATTAGTAATAGAGTTAATTAAGAGATTGGATGAAGCAACAGTTAAAAGCTTCACAGAACTATAAAATGAAAAGTCCAACCTATTTTTAAACACTTAAACCCACATTTTTTAGCTTAACCCTTTGATTTCAAGATTTAGAATTTTAATCAACCACAATAATGTCTTCAACCTATCCAATGCAATCCTCCTCCCCACATCTGTATTCATGTGGGCTGGTATATGTATAAGCTTTGAGAATACATGATCGATGGTGTAGTGGGCATCATCAATATCTCTAAATCTAGGAATGATTTCAGGTTCAAAGTACATTACCCTACCAGCAAACTCCCCATAGATTATCATCCTAGAGAAACCTATAACGCCAAGGGCGTCAAGTCTATCAGCATCCTGGAGGATCATGGAAACTGCATCCATGGAGGTTAAACCGGAACTCCAACTATGTACACGAATAGCATTACATACAATCTCAATATCGGTTGGTTCGAGACCTAAATCTAACAACATGGATTTTGCGTATTCAGCAGATTTAACTGCATGATCCTCCTTAACACCAAATATGGGTATGGAAATATCATGTAGTAAACATGCTAGAGTTAATAAAAGCTTATCATGCTCATATAAACCCATCGCATCAGCTATCATTAAAGCATTATTCAATACACGTTTAACATGTAGGAAATCATGTGAAGATGGGTAATTCCCCTTATTGCTCAAATATATCTCCAAAACCTTACCCTCAACAACTTTAACTAAACTATGTAAATCCAAAATGGATCACATAAACAAATGAGCGAGGAATTCAGATAAGGATTTCTAAAGACTATGGAATTAAACCTGCAAGTAGAGCTACAAAGAATTTAACTAATTTAGCATGATCCTCCAAGATCCCATATAGAGGCTCATCATAATCAACATTTGAAAGAAGGTTAGTATGCAACTTCAATCTACAACCACCCACAATAAAATCCTCTAGAACCCTATAATTCAATTTAGAAAGCAATTTAACCAATTTAAAGGAGAGCTTAAATCTACGTGAAAGCTCATCGAAGAATGGCTTGTAGAGA from Candidatus Methanomethylicota archaeon encodes the following:
- a CDS encoding peptidase dimerization domain-containing protein; the protein is VFEGLDFAINYHPSSFNTVSLGSTNAMNSARFHFYGRASHAGGSPEAGRSALDAVELMNVGVNYLREHVIQDARIHYVIEKGGDQPNIVPPYARSWYYVRAPEREQVEEIYNWILDIAKGAALMTQTQHKVEFITGCYNMIQNKTLAMTCLKVMREIGAPKFNKEDYEFAKKIHETIPPEQKRNALKRMKIPDWEKLMDVILDEEVRDPWDEGEVSHGSTDVGDVSWQTPTLSFETACFVLGSPGHSWQNVAAAGVGIGHKGGIYAAKVIAATAIEIMSNSKLIEEAWKEFREKTKGKKYKSPIPPEVKEPPRIFKT
- a CDS encoding M42 family metallopeptidase; the encoded protein is MYKLSEESLNFLKEILEEFGPSGFEDRVLKRIKDRMEKYADKVMKDNLNSLIFIKRGLSDRPKILVAGHVDEVGFVVTSITKEGYLTFTNLGGWFDQVLLAQKVIVMTGKGPVLGVIASKPPHLLTPEERQKVVTMRQMYIDVGATSEEEAKNMGIRVGDPVAPYPTFQISNSGKTIFAKAFDDRIGAFIAMEALKYIKENSIEHPNTYYAAATVQEEVGLRGAETVRWVADHDLAIVTEVDIAGDVPGISPGEAQSKLGKGPTIVAFDSSMIPNQKLKEFVIKVAEEAKIPYQLTVVRGGTDAGRLHMYKEGRPSIVIGVPTRHIHSHVGVVHRDDVENAVRLVIELIKRLDEATVKSFTEL
- a CDS encoding HD domain-containing protein translates to MDLHSLVKVVEGKVLEIYLSNKGNYPSSHDFLHVKRVLNNALMIADAMGLYEHDKLLLTLACLLHDISIPIFGVKEDHAVKSAEYAKSMLLDLGLEPTDIEIVCNAIRVHSWSSGLTSMDAVSMILQDADRLDALGVIGFSRMIIYGEFAGRVMYFEPEIIPRFRDIDDAHYTIDHVFSKLIHIPAHMNTDVGRRIALDRLKTLLWLIKILNLEIKGLS